The window ctggcagaatcgttagcacgccggaggagatgcttagcgatgtttcgtctgccgttacgttctgagtccaaattccgccgaggtcgactttgcctttcatcctttcggggtcgataaattaagtaccagttacacactggggtcgatgtaatcgacttaatccgtttgtctgtccttgtttgtcctctctgtgtttagccccttgtgggtagttaagaaataggtatttcgtctgccgctacgttctgagttcaaattcctccgaggtcgactttgcctttcatcctttcggggtcgattaaattaagtaccagttacgtactggggttgatatattcgacttaatccgtttatctgtccttgcttgtcctctctgtgtttagccccttctgggtagtaaagaaataggtattttgtcagtcttaacgttctgaattcaaattgagtttgaagaaaatatctcttttgaatCTTATTTTTTGggctcttaaatatactgcattttgtggcattatttcaagccagccggcttttttttttcgcaaactgcacgtgcatttttctcgcgtacgtgtagtatcgatcgcaacaccTGATGttcttgcgcgtacaaatgcatgttcccacgactttatcgattgcattctcacctggaatcgatttttgtaattttttcgagagacttatacacgccctgataccgtcggtatctacatatcaaatttgagcgcaatcggatgggggATAccagagatcctagaagacacagacagagacagacagaacagatttttatcatacaaagaattattatatatataataatgctttaactgaggaatatgtatatatacattaatgcttTAATTGaggaagatttatatatattctaatgctTTAATTGGGGAAGGATGCAATTCCTAATTTTAGGCGAACCTGAAACGTACATTTTGAATGATTTCAAAATTCCTCAACCTGATTTGCtttcattattactactaatacaactCGATATCAGTACAAAGTTGTCGGTCTTGACTCCAATTACATACTTATAATTTATGGGAAAATCCATGGCTAATTGAATTATATCCACTAATTTTACAGGTGACTACATTTTAACCGATAATTACTGTCCCTTCTCTTTAAAAGTTGCAACCTCACGTTACGTTTTTGTTTTAGAAAGCTGAACGATAATTATAACGTGACATTCGCGCATTCTTTGATTTATCTATTGACTGGAAAATATAATTTGGAAGGAGCAACATCTTAATTTTAcaagatttatacacgccctgataccgtcggtatatatgtatatatatatatatatatatatatatatatagtgagggcgcgtggcttagtggttagggcattcggctcatgatcgtaaggttgtgagttcgattcccggcgacgcgttgtgtccttgagcaagacactttatttcacgttgctccagtccactcagctggcaaaaatgagttgtacttgtatttcaaagggtcagccttgtcactctctgtgtcacgctgattatccccgagaactacgttaagggtacacgtgtctgtggaatgctcagccatttgcacgttaatttcacgagcaagctgttccgttgatcgtatcagctgggaccctcgtcgtcgtaaccggcggagagagaaagaaaaaaaagaaaaagatatatatatatatatgcattaattttaaaatgacaaaCTTTACTGTTTACATTGTCAGCAAAGCAACCAAAGAAGCTTGCAGCATTATTGCGAATGATGTTTACTTTAAGGTTGACAGCTAATTACTCGAGTAACAACGAAAAATTTCTTGAGAACTTTTTGGGATATCTGTGCTGCTCCCCTAAACATTAGATATCTCACAAATTGCAATATCGCCGTGGTTGATATACCTTTACACTGATGTATAAATTGACAAAAtagggaggaagcactccgtcggttacgacgacgagtgttccggttgatccgaatcaacggaacagcctgctcgtgaaattagcgtgtaagtggctgagcactccacagacacgtgtacccttaacgtagttctcgggaatattcagcgtgacacagagagtgacaaggccggccctttgaaatacagatacaacagaaacaggaagtaagagtgagagaaagttgtggtgaaagagtacaagggggtcaccaccatcccctgccggagcctcgtggagctttaggtgttttcgcttaataaacactcacaacgcccggtctgggaatcgaaaccgcgatcctatgaccgcgagtccgttgccctaaccactgggccattgcgcctccactgacaaAATAACTCATTATGGTAATAATACATTTCAAATGTTCTCCATAATTCTTCAGTTTGCTATTTACTATctttcaaattaaatataactcTAGCGCTTAGACAGTCACATTTTGTCAAATTTCGTTGTTTACTTGCGCATTCATATAAGTATGGGTCAGTCACACCTACACCCATTATTATACTTCTCCATTGTAACTTTTACCTACTTGAAATACGGATATCAATAGCTGATTCAAGTCTTGTTGAAAATATCTCATTCATAAGTTTTCTCTACACATATTACCATACTTCTCCATTCTACATTTTTTCTGCTTGAAATATGGATATCAACGGCTGTTGAAAATAACTCATTCATCAATTTTCTCTTacaaaatacacagacatatttctctttcattccaCACACTACAAAGAATGCCCTCTAATCTTTATTACActggtttgaatatatatatgccgcTGGGTatttgagagaaggagagatggagagggaCGGAGGGGGAGGGAAATGGAAAGAGTGAGGGATTTTATGTGTGCTATAGGTGTAGTATATTATTCTTGGTTTCTCTCATTCGTTTAGCTGTGAGCTATGTTGAAACGTAACTACTTATCttaacataaacattttatatcacGCAGGTTCTCATCCAGGCTGGAATTTTCCTCCTCACCGATGTCGTATTGTTCATGTCCTCTGCGTCAATTCCGACTCAATGTAAAATACCAAAAGTCTTGAAAGTCCAATACGAGGAACTATCCAGCGCAGCGATCGGCAATAACTTTTTCTTGCCAGCTGAAATGGCTCCAGCGGGAAGTGACCAACAAGCACTGACCGAAGGGGATAAAACTTGCCCAACATCTTCTGTATCTACTGATATCATTCGCGATCGTTCAACCTGCCCATGGTACCTGAAAATTACCCACAATTCCACATATTTTCCTCCGTCACGCAGAGAAGTCGTGTGTCGTTGTACAGACTGTCTGGACTCTGACAGTAACCACCAATGTGTGATCGTTTATACTCCAATGACTGTCCTGAAACGTACAGCTCAATGCGTTGATGGACTGTACGTTTATAAACCAAGTGCCATCGAGGTGGCCACAGCCTGTGTGCGCGCACGGAAAGTCGATGTAATATCCGGAGGAAATGAGGACGAATATGAGTCGTAATATCGGCCAAAATCAATGAACATTCAAATGTGTGTAACACAAATGGTTTTCATAATGTTATGGAAGTTTAAGTAAACCACTGTGTGGTTGttatatgaaacatatatgaAACATGCGTACAAACAAAAGCATAGAACCGTGCATATGAGAATTCTcgctctacctatctatctatttgtctatctctcactctctctctctcacctctctctctctttctctcacctctctcacttctctctctctctctctctctctctcactttcttcatctcacacacacacatacatatgtgttacgcagtcatatatatataaatatgtatatattttatatatatatatatatatatatatatataaggcgcatggctcagtggttagagcgtcgagcttacgatcgcgaggttgtgagctcgaatcccggaccgggctgggtgttgtgttctcgagcaaggcactttatttcacgttgctcctgttcactcagctgtagaaatgagttgcgacgtcactggtgccaagctgtatcgacctttgtctttcccttggataacactgatggcgtggagaggggaggctggtatgcatgggcgactgctggtcttccataaacaaccgtgcccggacttgtgtctaggagggtaactttctaggtgcaatcccatggtcattcatgaccgaagggggtaaaaaaaaaatatatatatatataagtatatatttgcaaAGTCACCAGGCttgagaaatgaatatatattatatttaacccCTGACTTTGGTAGCATTACAGGCGGTTCTCAAATTTcttcatgcattaatttcaatatGTAAGAAATTATACTCACATGTCTTCTTTCATATCATTGCTCATCAATATACAAAACGGTTTTATATTcagaaattaattcaaataaagaaagctagcttCCACGGATATTTGACA of the Octopus sinensis linkage group LG1, ASM634580v1, whole genome shotgun sequence genome contains:
- the LOC115222393 gene encoding interleukin 17-like protein, with protein sequence MSPSSGKVLIQAGIFLLTDVVLFMSSASIPTQCKIPKVLKVQYEELSSAAIGNNFFLPAEMAPAGSDQQALTEGDKTCPTSSVSTDIIRDRSTCPWYLKITHNSTYFPPSRREVVCRCTDCLDSDSNHQCVIVYTPMTVLKRTAQCVDGLYVYKPSAIEVATACVRARKVDVISGGNEDEYES